A section of the Apostichopus japonicus isolate 1M-3 chromosome 1, ASM3797524v1, whole genome shotgun sequence genome encodes:
- the LOC139971985 gene encoding 52 kDa repressor of the inhibitor of the protein kinase-like: protein MANLDLCSDDKVDAIVQYYGPDMPSPASVSQEVRLWKRFWREVDDAERPKTVSDTLRQMNSKQFPNVCAVLQILLLLPVTSSKVERVHSAFKIVKTKLRSTMLEDRLNALILLYFHKDIALDYDEIVNIYSRKHPRRMTFLNPMEEK, encoded by the exons ATGG CGAACCTTGACCTCTGCTCTGATGACAAGGTCGATGCCATCGTGCAGTATTACGGCCCGGACATGCCATCTCCTGCTTCTGTCTCCCAGGAGGTTCGGCTCTGGAAACGGTTCTGGCGGGAAGTGGATGACGCTGAAAGACCAAAAACAGTCAGTGACACACTACGGCAGATGAACAGCAAGCAGTTtccaaatgtctgtgctgtacTCCAGATTTTGCTTCTCCTGCCAGTTACAAGTTCCAAGGTTGAGCGAGTTCATTCCGCCTTCAAGATTGTCAAGACGAAGCTTCGCAGTACCATGTTAGAAGACCGCCTCAATGCCTTGATCCTGTTGTATTTCCACAAGGACATTGCCTTGGACTATGATGAAATTGTCAACATCTACAGTCGCAAGCATCCACGAAGGATGACATTTCTTAACCCAATGGAAGAGAAGTAA